Proteins co-encoded in one Streptomyces sp. NBC_01283 genomic window:
- a CDS encoding thiamine pyrophosphate-dependent enzyme produces the protein MHIADLSRGMLGANGIGGVAFFGDGGSRQGTPIESLDLATVWRLPAVFVAPAATGPMRTSPACGASRRRGRGASSVRT, from the coding sequence ATGCACATCGCCGACCTGTCCAGGGGCATGCTCGGCGCCAACGGCATCGGCGGCGTGGCCTTCTTCGGTGACGGCGGCAGCAGGCAGGGCACCCCCATCGAATCCCTTGACCTCGCGACCGTCTGGCGCCTGCCCGCCGTCTTCGTCGCACCCGCCGCTACGGGCCCGATGCGGACGTCTCCTGCCTGCGGGGCTTCGCGGAGGCGGGGACGCGGCGCGAGCTCCGTCCGCACCTGA
- a CDS encoding ATP-binding protein has translation MTPPAPLHTAAAEAPVGITADAWVESGSELCVSFALVPRPGSASQARRLANAQLLGWEIGEEARDAAALVVSELVTNAIVHTASHRIICELCTKPGSLRIAVRDDGYGSGVPRPAQEGPDADEEHGRGLLLVEAMSNAWGVRDEGPGAGLTVWAELRA, from the coding sequence GTGACTCCGCCCGCGCCGTTACACACAGCTGCCGCCGAAGCCCCTGTTGGCATTACCGCCGACGCGTGGGTCGAGAGCGGCTCCGAGCTCTGCGTCAGCTTCGCGCTGGTGCCACGGCCGGGCTCCGCCTCACAGGCCAGACGGCTGGCGAACGCCCAGCTCCTGGGCTGGGAGATAGGCGAGGAAGCCCGCGACGCCGCGGCCCTCGTGGTCTCCGAGCTGGTCACGAACGCCATCGTGCACACCGCGAGCCACCGGATCATCTGCGAGCTCTGCACGAAACCCGGGTCACTGCGCATAGCTGTGCGTGACGACGGATACGGATCAGGTGTCCCGCGGCCCGCCCAGGAGGGGCCCGACGCCGACGAGGAGCACGGGAGGGGACTGCTTCTCGTCGAGGCGATGAGCAACGCGTGGGGTGTGCGGGACGAGGGTCCCGGAGCAGGCCTCACCGTATGGGCGGAACTGCGGGCGTGA
- a CDS encoding helix-turn-helix transcriptional regulator, with amino-acid sequence MSEPRSAPTVGQVVLGRRLQDLRERAGLKREEAARILRVAPATVRRMEMAEVALKIPYLQLLLKSYGVADDEADAFVTLAEEANKPGWWQRFHDILPGWFSMYVSLEGAASLIRSYEPHFVPGLLQTEEYARGVMRSGAIGQTNPDDIERYVALRMERQSLLTREDAPRVWTVMDETALRRPVGGSDVMREQIDKLLEAVELPHVTLQIAPFAAGPHPGTYGPFVLFRFAMAELPDMVYSEYLTGAVYLDARTEVATHLEVMDRMAAQAATAHRTKEILRDLRKEL; translated from the coding sequence GTGAGCGAACCGCGGTCCGCGCCGACCGTCGGCCAGGTCGTCCTAGGCCGTCGTTTGCAAGACCTGCGTGAGCGCGCGGGTCTCAAACGAGAGGAGGCCGCGCGGATTCTCCGCGTGGCCCCCGCCACGGTCCGCCGCATGGAGATGGCCGAGGTCGCGCTCAAGATCCCGTATCTCCAGCTCCTCCTGAAGTCCTACGGCGTCGCCGACGACGAGGCCGACGCCTTCGTGACCCTCGCCGAGGAGGCGAACAAGCCGGGCTGGTGGCAGCGGTTCCACGACATCCTGCCGGGCTGGTTCAGCATGTACGTCAGCCTTGAGGGGGCGGCCAGCCTCATCAGGTCCTACGAACCGCACTTCGTGCCCGGTCTGCTGCAGACCGAGGAGTACGCACGAGGCGTGATGCGCTCCGGAGCGATCGGCCAGACCAACCCCGACGACATCGAGCGGTACGTGGCGCTCCGCATGGAGCGCCAGTCGCTGCTCACCCGCGAGGACGCGCCACGGGTCTGGACCGTGATGGACGAGACCGCCCTGCGCAGACCCGTGGGCGGTTCCGATGTGATGCGAGAGCAGATCGACAAGCTGCTCGAAGCCGTTGAACTTCCTCATGTGACGTTGCAGATCGCGCCGTTCGCGGCGGGTCCGCACCCGGGCACGTACGGACCGTTCGTGCTCTTCCGCTTCGCCATGGCGGAGCTGCCGGACATGGTCTACAGCGAGTACCTGACCGGCGCCGTCTATCTGGACGCGCGCACCGAGGTGGCGACCCACCTCGAGGTCATGGACCGCATGGCGGCGCAAGCCGCGACGGCACATCGCACAAAGGAGATCCTCCGGGACCTCCGCAAGGAGCTGTGA
- a CDS encoding DUF397 domain-containing protein — MPARELGSEGWHKPWSGGNGGNCLEAMKLADGRVAVRQSADPDGPALIYTHGEINAFIQGAKAGEADFLLS, encoded by the coding sequence ATGCCCGCCCGCGAGCTCGGCAGCGAGGGCTGGCACAAGCCGTGGAGCGGCGGCAACGGCGGCAACTGCCTGGAGGCCATGAAGCTGGCCGACGGCCGGGTGGCGGTCCGTCAGTCGGCGGATCCGGACGGCCCGGCGCTGATCTACACGCACGGCGAGATCAACGCGTTCATCCAGGGCGCGAAGGCGGGGGAGGCCGACTTCCTGCTGTCGTGA
- a CDS encoding glutamate synthase subunit beta: MADPKGFLTTARQEWPRRSVGERVKDWDEVYVPGALLPIVERQADRCMDCGIPFCHDACPLGNLIPDWNDLVSRADWGAAADRLHATNNFPEFTGRLCPAPCEAGCVLAINQPAVTIKNVEAAIADRSWADGLNPPRTPDRHSGRTVAVVGSGPAGLAAAQQLTRAGHTVVVYERDDRAGGLLRYGIPAFKMEKHHVERRLAQLRDEGTVFRTSVTIGRDIGAAELRAGHDAVVLATGATAWRELDVAGRELSGIHQAMEYLPLANRVCEGDFDISPLSAEGKHVVIVGGGDTGADCLGTAVREGAASVTQLDIYERPGDARDELAEPWPTYPKVYRLSVAHEEAGELRTAPAADADARLFAASTLRFTGDTAGRVHALHLTGVDADRRPRPGTDRELPADLVLLALGFTGPERAPGGLVDQLGLDVENRGTLARGADFATNVPGVFATGDAARGQSLVVWAIAEGRATAAAVDRWLTGATDLAAPIGPHDRPMTV; this comes from the coding sequence ATGGCCGACCCCAAAGGCTTCCTCACCACCGCCCGCCAGGAATGGCCGCGCCGGTCCGTCGGCGAACGGGTCAAGGACTGGGACGAGGTGTACGTCCCCGGCGCGCTGCTGCCCATCGTCGAGCGGCAGGCCGACCGCTGCATGGACTGCGGCATTCCGTTCTGCCACGATGCCTGCCCGCTGGGCAATCTGATCCCCGACTGGAACGACCTCGTCTCGCGCGCCGACTGGGGTGCCGCGGCGGACCGCCTGCACGCCACGAACAACTTCCCCGAGTTCACCGGCCGCCTCTGCCCCGCCCCCTGCGAGGCAGGCTGCGTCCTCGCGATCAATCAGCCCGCGGTGACCATCAAGAACGTCGAGGCGGCCATCGCCGACCGCTCCTGGGCGGACGGCCTCAACCCGCCCCGCACCCCGGACCGGCACTCCGGCAGGACGGTCGCCGTGGTCGGCTCCGGCCCGGCCGGACTCGCCGCCGCACAGCAGTTGACGCGCGCCGGGCACACCGTCGTCGTGTACGAGCGCGACGACCGCGCGGGCGGGCTCCTGCGGTACGGGATCCCCGCGTTCAAGATGGAGAAGCACCACGTGGAGCGGCGGCTCGCGCAGTTGCGGGACGAGGGCACGGTCTTCCGTACGTCCGTCACCATCGGGCGGGACATCGGCGCCGCGGAGCTGCGGGCCGGGCACGACGCGGTGGTGCTCGCCACCGGCGCCACCGCGTGGCGCGAACTCGACGTGGCCGGGCGGGAGTTGAGCGGCATCCACCAGGCCATGGAGTACCTCCCGCTCGCCAACCGCGTGTGCGAGGGAGACTTCGACATCTCACCGCTGTCCGCCGAAGGCAAGCACGTCGTGATCGTCGGCGGCGGGGACACCGGAGCGGACTGCCTGGGCACGGCGGTGCGTGAAGGGGCCGCATCCGTCACGCAGTTGGACATCTACGAACGGCCCGGTGACGCACGCGACGAACTGGCCGAGCCCTGGCCGACGTACCCGAAGGTCTACCGCCTCTCCGTCGCGCACGAGGAGGCGGGCGAGCTGCGCACCGCCCCCGCTGCGGACGCCGACGCGCGTCTGTTCGCCGCGTCCACCCTCCGCTTCACCGGCGACACGGCGGGCCGGGTACACGCCCTGCACCTGACCGGGGTCGACGCGGACCGCCGCCCCCGCCCGGGCACCGACCGTGAACTCCCCGCCGATCTGGTGCTCCTGGCGCTCGGTTTCACCGGCCCCGAGCGGGCCCCGGGCGGTCTCGTCGACCAGCTGGGCCTGGACGTCGAGAACCGCGGAACCCTCGCCCGCGGCGCTGACTTCGCGACCAACGTGCCGGGGGTCTTCGCGACCGGGGACGCGGCTCGCGGTCAGTCGCTGGTCGTCTGGGCCATCGCCGAGGGCCGCGCGACCGCCGCCGCGGTCGACCGATGGCTGACCGGTGCGACCGATCTCGCGGCGCCGATCGGCCCGCACGACCGGCCGATGACGGTGTGA
- a CDS encoding DUF1772 domain-containing protein — protein sequence MIEGPYFVLVVLGALACGLVAGAFVAFSTFVMQGLAALPPAQGIAAMQSINVKAVTAGFMTVFMGAAGLSAVVAVVTFVLWPDDGTVELLLGSALYLFGSFGVTIAANVPRNDALAKLDPQAPESADRWRTYVREWTMWNHIRVGASLAASASFTLALT from the coding sequence ATGATCGAGGGACCCTATTTCGTGCTCGTCGTGCTGGGCGCGCTCGCCTGTGGTCTGGTCGCCGGAGCGTTCGTCGCGTTCTCGACGTTCGTGATGCAGGGCCTTGCCGCGCTGCCCCCGGCGCAGGGCATCGCGGCCATGCAGTCGATCAACGTCAAGGCGGTCACCGCCGGGTTCATGACCGTGTTCATGGGCGCCGCCGGTCTCAGCGCGGTCGTCGCCGTCGTCACTTTCGTGCTCTGGCCCGACGACGGCACCGTCGAACTGCTCCTTGGCAGCGCGCTGTATCTGTTCGGCTCGTTCGGCGTGACCATCGCCGCGAACGTCCCCCGCAACGACGCCCTCGCCAAACTCGACCCGCAGGCACCGGAGAGCGCGGACCGCTGGCGTACGTACGTCCGTGAATGGACCATGTGGAACCACATCCGCGTCGGGGCCTCGCTCGCCGCGTCGGCGTCCTTCACCCTCGCCCTCACCTGA
- a CDS encoding DUF2293 domain-containing protein, whose product MAATPLARKELLAIQPLRRRHCAECRGGPLSLLVVEDAEPHCLDCADLDHLVFLPRGDTALTRRAREGSGLSAVVVRLNRRQGRYERQGVLVEEAALARAEERCLADAEARARRRARDAARRALEDVRFTAAFADEIRRLFPGCPDERARAIAAHASVRGSGRVGRSAAGRALSGSAVTAAVVAAVRHTDTPYDRLLMSGVPRGEARRRITPAVEATLRSWQGPGRQEGMAV is encoded by the coding sequence ATGGCAGCAACTCCCCTCGCCCGGAAAGAACTTCTCGCCATCCAGCCCCTCAGGCGTCGGCACTGCGCGGAGTGCCGCGGCGGCCCGCTCTCCCTCCTGGTCGTCGAGGACGCCGAGCCGCACTGCCTGGACTGCGCCGACCTGGACCACCTCGTCTTCCTGCCGCGCGGCGACACCGCGCTGACGCGCCGGGCCCGCGAGGGGAGCGGGCTCTCGGCGGTGGTCGTCCGCCTCAACCGCCGCCAGGGCCGGTACGAACGGCAGGGCGTCCTCGTCGAGGAGGCGGCGCTCGCACGGGCCGAGGAGCGGTGCCTCGCGGACGCCGAGGCACGGGCCCGCCGCCGGGCACGGGACGCGGCGCGCCGGGCCCTGGAGGACGTCCGCTTCACCGCGGCCTTCGCGGACGAGATACGGCGGCTCTTCCCGGGGTGCCCCGACGAGCGGGCCCGGGCGATCGCCGCGCACGCGTCCGTGCGGGGCAGCGGTCGGGTGGGCCGGAGCGCGGCGGGCCGTGCCCTGTCCGGCTCCGCGGTGACGGCGGCGGTGGTGGCCGCCGTCCGGCACACGGACACGCCGTACGACCGTCTCCTCATGAGCGGAGTCCCCCGCGGCGAGGCCCGCCGACGGATCACCCCGGCGGTCGAGGCGACGCTCCGTTCCTGGCAGGGACCTGGGCGACAGGAGGGCATGGCGGTCTGA
- a CDS encoding uridine kinase, with protein MRLEAITWERLTETLADRLLDLRTADASPWPRVAFDGAPAGRPGELARSVADALRVRGRSALVVGAEGFLRPASLRLEYGREDVEAYYSGWFDTGALWREVFGPLDPGGTGRVLPDLWDPEADRATRSPYVQLQPGTLLLLHGPLLLGHWFPFDLTVHTSLSPGALRRRTAESERWTLPAFERYEAEADPGAVADVVVRADDPRHPAWSG; from the coding sequence GTGCGACTCGAAGCGATCACCTGGGAGCGGCTCACCGAGACCCTCGCCGACCGGCTGCTCGACCTGAGGACGGCCGATGCGAGCCCGTGGCCCCGCGTCGCCTTCGACGGGGCCCCGGCGGGCCGCCCGGGCGAGCTGGCCCGGAGCGTGGCCGACGCCCTGCGGGTGCGGGGACGGTCCGCGCTGGTCGTCGGCGCGGAAGGCTTCCTGCGTCCCGCCTCGCTGCGGCTCGAATACGGGCGCGAGGACGTGGAGGCGTACTACAGCGGCTGGTTCGACACCGGCGCGCTCTGGCGCGAGGTCTTCGGGCCGTTGGATCCGGGCGGAACGGGGCGGGTGCTGCCCGACCTCTGGGACCCGGAAGCGGACCGCGCGACGCGCAGCCCGTACGTCCAACTCCAGCCCGGAACGCTGCTGTTGCTGCACGGGCCGCTGCTGCTCGGCCACTGGTTCCCCTTCGATCTGACGGTCCACACGAGCCTTTCGCCGGGCGCCCTGCGGCGACGTACGGCGGAGAGCGAACGCTGGACCCTGCCTGCCTTCGAGCGGTATGAAGCGGAGGCGGACCCCGGTGCGGTGGCCGACGTCGTCGTACGGGCGGACGACCCACGGCATCCGGCGTGGAGCGGCTGA
- a CDS encoding PPOX class F420-dependent oxidoreductase produces the protein MATTALHFSESVRTLLDGKNFASVATLGPGGAPQNSVVWIKREGDTVLFSSTARRQKVRNLERDPRISISVFDLANPYVSTEIRGVAEVLPDPEKRLPYELSHKYLGIDPPGEKEEEARVIIRVTPEKIVGFSV, from the coding sequence ATGGCAACGACAGCGCTCCACTTCAGCGAATCGGTCCGCACTCTCCTCGACGGCAAGAACTTCGCCAGCGTCGCGACCCTCGGCCCCGGAGGGGCGCCGCAGAACTCGGTGGTGTGGATCAAGCGCGAGGGCGACACCGTGCTGTTCTCCTCCACGGCGCGGCGGCAGAAGGTCCGCAACCTCGAACGCGACCCGCGCATCAGCATCTCGGTCTTCGACCTGGCCAACCCGTACGTGTCGACCGAGATCCGCGGCGTCGCCGAGGTGCTCCCCGATCCGGAGAAGAGGCTTCCGTACGAGCTCTCGCACAAGTACCTGGGCATCGACCCGCCCGGCGAGAAGGAGGAGGAGGCCCGGGTGATCATCAGGGTGACCCCGGAGAAGATCGTCGGGTTCTCCGTCTGA
- a CDS encoding CBS domain-containing protein, producing the protein MTTAGDIMHRGAQWIPAHETLDRAAQLMRQLDVGALPISDENERLCGILTDRDIVVGCVAMGHDPSRVTAGDMAKGTPRWIDSGAGVHEVLQEMKGSQIRRLPVIENKRLVGMISEADLATHLTDDQLAGWVESVYAKN; encoded by the coding sequence ATGACGACCGCCGGAGACATCATGCACCGCGGCGCCCAGTGGATCCCCGCACACGAGACCCTGGACCGCGCCGCACAACTGATGCGTCAGCTCGACGTCGGCGCGCTGCCCATCAGCGACGAGAACGAGCGGCTCTGCGGCATCCTCACCGACCGTGACATCGTGGTCGGCTGCGTGGCCATGGGGCACGACCCGTCCCGGGTGACCGCGGGCGACATGGCCAAGGGCACGCCGCGCTGGATCGATTCGGGCGCGGGCGTCCACGAGGTGCTCCAGGAGATGAAGGGCAGCCAGATCCGCAGGCTGCCGGTCATCGAGAACAAACGCCTGGTCGGCATGATCAGTGAGGCCGACCTGGCGACGCACCTCACCGACGACCAGCTCGCGGGCTGGGTCGAGAGCGTGTACGCGAAGAACTGA
- the corA gene encoding magnesium/cobalt transporter CorA yields the protein MSMAGNLRKVGNLRKVGGLRKVARVAQFVRKHKRVDLSHPARSPLGSAVVKCVTYRNGVRQDGGRDLVEEVERVRKSGDGFVWLGLHEPTEDEFAGIADLFDLHPLAVEDAVHAHQRPKVERYDEMLFAVFKTVCYVEHAELTATSEVVDTGEIMVFVGADFVITVRHGRHGSLGPLREELESAPEQLAQGPAAVLHALADHVVDDYLVVTDAVQADIDQVEMDVFSKEGERADPGRIYQLKRELLELKRAVVPLGRPLQILSTQQMRAIAPEIQAYFRDVDDHLKRVTEQIASFDELLNSILQAHLAQVTVAQNEDMRKITAWAAVIAVPTMVCGVYGMNFDHMPELHWKYGYGLVVGLIVTTCFALYRGFRRNGWL from the coding sequence ATGTCGATGGCAGGCAACCTGCGAAAGGTAGGGAACCTCCGCAAGGTAGGCGGCCTGCGGAAAGTCGCGCGGGTCGCCCAGTTCGTGCGCAAGCACAAGCGCGTCGACCTGAGCCACCCCGCCCGCTCACCCCTGGGCTCGGCGGTGGTCAAGTGCGTGACGTACCGGAACGGAGTGCGCCAGGACGGCGGCCGCGATCTCGTCGAGGAGGTCGAGCGCGTCCGCAAGAGCGGTGACGGCTTCGTCTGGCTCGGGTTGCACGAACCGACGGAGGACGAGTTCGCCGGCATCGCCGACCTCTTCGACCTGCACCCGCTCGCCGTCGAGGACGCGGTCCACGCCCACCAGCGGCCGAAGGTGGAGCGGTACGACGAGATGCTGTTCGCCGTGTTCAAGACCGTTTGCTATGTGGAGCATGCCGAACTCACCGCGACCAGCGAGGTGGTGGACACCGGCGAGATCATGGTCTTCGTCGGCGCGGACTTCGTGATCACCGTGCGGCACGGCCGCCACGGTTCTCTCGGCCCGCTGCGCGAGGAGCTCGAATCGGCTCCCGAGCAGCTCGCCCAGGGTCCCGCGGCGGTCCTGCACGCCCTGGCGGACCACGTCGTGGACGACTATCTCGTCGTGACGGACGCGGTGCAGGCCGACATCGACCAGGTCGAGATGGACGTGTTCTCCAAGGAGGGAGAGCGCGCCGACCCCGGCCGGATCTACCAGCTCAAGCGCGAACTCCTCGAACTGAAGCGCGCCGTGGTGCCACTCGGCCGCCCCCTGCAGATCCTCTCCACCCAGCAGATGCGGGCGATCGCCCCGGAGATACAGGCGTACTTCCGGGACGTCGACGACCACCTCAAGCGGGTCACGGAGCAGATCGCGTCCTTCGACGAGCTCCTGAACTCCATCCTCCAGGCCCATCTCGCCCAGGTGACGGTCGCTCAGAACGAGGACATGCGGAAGATCACCGCCTGGGCCGCCGTGATCGCCGTGCCGACGATGGTCTGCGGTGTGTATGGGATGAACTTCGACCACATGCCCGAACTGCACTGGAAGTACGGCTACGGACTGGTGGTCGGCCTGATCGTCACCACCTGTTTCGCGCTCTACCGCGGCTTCCGGCGCAACGGCTGGCTCTAG
- a CDS encoding methyltransferase domain-containing protein produces the protein MTLIDGYLTGKRNRHAEGAGAGAAGSGQGAEAAFSALFDPTTFRHVERLGIGPGWRCWEVGAGGFSVVSWLAKRVGPTGRVLATDTDISWQTSAARPPVEVRTHDVGAEGPPGGGFDLVHARLVLARVPDQELALRSMIRALRPGGRLLVEEVDPALQPLSCPDEHGPAQRLANRLRGALLAERGADVAYGRGLPRLLRAAGLRQVEADAYFPLSSPACVALETATIQQSRVALTAAGLATDEDIADHLANIAAEPMDLATSPLISAWGRKP, from the coding sequence ATGACGCTCATCGATGGCTATCTGACCGGCAAGAGGAATCGGCACGCGGAGGGGGCGGGCGCGGGTGCGGCGGGTTCGGGGCAGGGGGCCGAAGCGGCCTTCTCCGCGCTCTTCGACCCCACGACCTTCCGGCACGTCGAGCGGCTGGGCATCGGGCCGGGGTGGCGCTGCTGGGAGGTCGGCGCGGGCGGCTTCTCCGTCGTCTCCTGGCTCGCGAAGCGGGTCGGGCCCACCGGACGGGTCCTCGCGACCGACACGGACATCTCCTGGCAGACGTCGGCGGCACGGCCGCCGGTGGAGGTGCGTACGCATGACGTGGGGGCGGAGGGGCCGCCCGGCGGGGGCTTCGACCTTGTCCATGCGCGGCTGGTCCTCGCCCGGGTGCCGGACCAGGAACTGGCGCTGCGCTCGATGATCCGGGCTCTGCGCCCGGGGGGCCGCCTGCTGGTCGAGGAGGTGGACCCGGCCCTGCAGCCGCTGTCCTGTCCGGACGAGCACGGGCCTGCACAGCGGTTGGCGAACCGGCTTCGGGGGGCGCTGCTCGCTGAGCGCGGCGCTGACGTCGCGTACGGGCGTGGGCTGCCCCGTCTGCTTCGGGCGGCGGGCCTGCGCCAGGTGGAGGCCGACGCGTACTTCCCTTTGAGCTCGCCCGCCTGCGTGGCCCTGGAGACGGCCACGATCCAGCAGTCCCGCGTGGCGCTGACGGCGGCGGGCCTGGCCACGGACGAGGACATCGCCGACCACCTCGCGAACATCGCCGCCGAGCCGATGGACCTCGCGACGTCCCCTTTGATCTCAGCCTGGGGCCGCAAACCGTAG
- a CDS encoding carbohydrate kinase family protein — MLVVGDVVTDIVARHGAPLAPGTDTAAAIRAVPGGAGANVACWAASWGCRDVRFLGRVGADSVRWHEEALTRAGVRPRLVVDHEAPTGTVICLVDGGAGAGAERTFLTDSGASLRLSAADWSPALLDGVGWLHLSGYLFFAEPSRAVAETALGAARARGVPVSVDPASAGFLAELGVERFLAAVDGVDVLLPSEGEARALAGAPGVEDAGGVLLAEAAAKLSRRFPVVVVKRGAAGALLARDGEVRAEIPAQPATARDSTGAGDAFTGAFLAARLGGGGLREASAEGCRAGARAVELVGGRPLPAQGWGRDDHGLSRG, encoded by the coding sequence TTGCTGGTTGTCGGGGATGTCGTCACGGACATCGTTGCGCGGCACGGTGCGCCGCTCGCTCCGGGCACCGACACGGCGGCGGCGATCCGGGCGGTGCCGGGTGGCGCGGGCGCCAACGTGGCCTGCTGGGCGGCTTCTTGGGGGTGCCGCGACGTGCGGTTCCTGGGGCGGGTGGGCGCGGACTCCGTGAGGTGGCACGAGGAGGCGCTCACGCGCGCGGGGGTGCGGCCACGGCTCGTCGTCGACCACGAGGCGCCTACGGGGACCGTGATCTGCCTGGTCGACGGGGGCGCCGGAGCCGGGGCCGAGCGGACGTTCCTGACGGACAGCGGCGCGTCACTGCGCCTGTCGGCCGCGGACTGGTCTCCGGCGCTTCTGGACGGCGTGGGGTGGCTGCACCTGTCGGGGTACTTGTTCTTCGCTGAGCCGAGCAGGGCGGTGGCCGAGACGGCGTTGGGGGCGGCACGCGCGCGTGGAGTGCCGGTAAGCGTGGATCCGGCGTCGGCGGGCTTCCTCGCCGAGCTGGGGGTGGAGCGGTTCTTGGCGGCGGTGGACGGGGTGGATGTGTTGCTGCCCAGTGAGGGGGAGGCGCGGGCTCTGGCGGGGGCGCCTGGGGTGGAGGACGCGGGTGGCGTTTTGCTGGCGGAGGCCGCCGCGAAGTTGAGTCGGCGGTTCCCGGTGGTGGTCGTGAAGCGGGGCGCCGCGGGGGCGTTGCTGGCCCGGGACGGTGAGGTGCGGGCCGAGATCCCCGCACAGCCCGCCACCGCGCGGGACTCCACGGGGGCGGGCGACGCGTTCACGGGGGCGTTCCTTGCCGCGCGCCTGGGCGGCGGGGGGCTTCGCGAGGCTTCGGCCGAGGGGTGTCGGGCGGGAGCTAGGGCGGTCGAACTGGTGGGAGGTCGACCGCTGCCGGCTCAGGGGTGGGGCCGCGACGATCACGGTCTGAGCCGGGGGTGA
- a CDS encoding pseudouridine-5'-phosphate glycosidase has product MLVVSDEVQAAVADRRPVVALESTIIAHGLPRPRNLQVARELEEAVRAEGAVPATIAVLDGRPHVGLDKQQLERVANEDGIRKLGHRDLALAVAAGASGATTVSATALLAARAGVRVFATGGLGGVHREWTETQDESADLGLLARTRITVVCAGVKSILDVAATLQRLETLGVAVAGYGTDRFPGFYLTDSGHPVDWTLRTPEEVAAVMRAQDAVGGPESALLVTNPVPEAEQLDPALHARVLAEALEACAERGITGQAVTPFLLDQLVHRTNGASLNANLAAVRGNVRLAGRIAAAWVGW; this is encoded by the coding sequence GTGTTGGTGGTGTCCGACGAGGTGCAGGCGGCTGTGGCGGACCGGCGGCCGGTCGTCGCCCTGGAGTCCACGATCATCGCGCACGGGCTGCCGCGCCCGCGCAATCTCCAGGTCGCGCGTGAGCTCGAAGAGGCCGTACGCGCGGAGGGCGCGGTCCCCGCGACGATCGCCGTACTGGACGGGCGGCCTCATGTCGGCCTGGACAAGCAGCAGTTGGAACGCGTCGCGAACGAGGACGGCATCCGCAAGCTGGGCCACCGCGATCTGGCGCTCGCGGTCGCGGCGGGCGCGAGCGGGGCGACGACGGTGTCCGCGACGGCGCTGCTCGCCGCGCGGGCGGGCGTACGGGTGTTCGCCACGGGTGGCCTCGGCGGGGTGCACCGGGAGTGGACGGAGACCCAGGACGAGTCCGCCGACCTGGGGCTGCTCGCCCGGACGCGCATCACGGTGGTCTGCGCGGGGGTGAAGTCGATCCTGGACGTGGCGGCGACACTGCAGCGTCTGGAGACGCTGGGCGTGGCGGTGGCCGGGTACGGGACGGACCGCTTCCCCGGCTTCTACCTCACCGACTCCGGGCATCCGGTGGACTGGACGCTGCGGACGCCCGAGGAGGTCGCGGCGGTGATGCGGGCCCAGGACGCGGTCGGCGGCCCGGAGTCCGCGCTGCTCGTGACGAACCCCGTACCGGAGGCCGAGCAACTCGACCCCGCGCTCCACGCGCGCGTGCTCGCCGAGGCGTTGGAGGCGTGCGCCGAGCGGGGCATCACCGGCCAGGCGGTCACCCCGTTCCTCCTGGACCAACTGGTCCACCGCACGAACGGCGCCTCCCTGAACGCCAACCTCGCGGCGGTACGGGGCAATGTGCGGCTTGCGGGTCGGATCGCGGCGGCTTGGGTGGGGTGGTGA
- a CDS encoding VOC family protein, with translation MTDNTTRLDHVVLWVSDPAAAAGFYEKVLGLEPLRVAEYTEGKVSFPSVRLNEETIFDLAPLTLAERMNVVPDADKSAGHPVNHVCLALPEADFEALRTRLEEHGTPVSDIGYDAFGARGKARRSFYFRDPDGNIFEARHYGEEGADKAGTAEER, from the coding sequence ATGACGGACAACACGACACGTCTCGACCACGTCGTCCTGTGGGTGAGCGATCCCGCGGCGGCAGCCGGCTTCTACGAGAAGGTGCTGGGCCTCGAACCCCTGCGCGTCGCCGAGTACACGGAGGGCAAGGTCTCCTTCCCCTCCGTCCGGCTCAACGAAGAGACCATCTTCGACCTCGCCCCGCTCACCCTCGCCGAGCGCATGAACGTCGTCCCTGACGCCGACAAGAGCGCGGGCCACCCGGTCAACCACGTCTGCCTCGCCCTGCCGGAAGCCGACTTCGAGGCGTTGCGCACCCGCCTGGAGGAGCACGGCACCCCGGTGTCGGACATCGGGTACGACGCGTTCGGCGCCCGCGGCAAGGCCCGCCGCAGCTTCTACTTCCGCGACCCGGACGGGAACATCTTCGAGGCGCGGCACTACGGAGAGGAGGGGGCGGACAAGGCGGGCACGGCGGAGGAGAGGTAG